Sequence from the Coleofasciculaceae cyanobacterium genome:
AAGAAATTCTTTTTCTAAGGCAATTTCTCGCTCTTGCAGAGCTTTTATATTACCAAAAGTTCTTAAACTATATTCGGTAATATGTGCAATAAAATTACCAATATCTAAACTGGGATTACCTTGACAATATAGATCGAGGTCTAGTAAGTAAAAGCGATCGCGATCGACGATAATTTGATCGAAATAAAAATCACGATGAATTCCATAAACGGGATATTCTGGTACGCTTGCTCCTAAAACACGGCATTTGGCTAAAATAGTTTTAATTCGTGATTCCCATTGAGGATAATCTTGCCAAACTAATGGTAATTTCGCTTCTAAAATTGCCAATTCATCCGCCATTGTATGAGAACGTTGAGGAGGTATATTTACTTGATGGAGTTTATGGGCAACCTGAGCAATTTTTTGACTAACAGCAACTCCTTTATTTGTAGTTAAATAATTAATTACTAATTCCCCAGGTACTTTTTTTTGTAGCCACATTTCCCACTCAGGAATAATGCCCACAGGTTCGGGTACGGAAATGTTGTCATCACTATGATTATCAAAGCCACTATGCCACAGTTGTTTTTGTAGTCCGTAACTTTTGATATCTGTTCCTTTGGCGCGGATTTTGCCAATTACAACTAGAGGATTTTTTCCCTGGAAACTATATTCAATTAAGCAACGTTTTTGGGGTTTATAACGAATTACCTTAATTTGAACGAGACTGAAAGCAAGATGCTGAGGAAATATTTCTTTGACTTTAAACGGACAAATAACATCTTGTAAAAAAGGCATTTGTGGATCTTGAGCAATATTAAATCGATCCGTAACTACACAATTCATCTTGGCTATTGGTGACAAGTTAAGGGACTACGTTGTTTGTCAATCGATTTTAAGCTATTAGCTTTTCCGACATTTTCGCTCAACTTTAACTTTTGAGAGAGCGTTAACTATTTATTTTCACGACTATTTAAATACGATAAATCATCTCTTTTTCATTAGGCTTATGATTATTTTGCATTCGATAAAGTTGGGCATAGCGTCCATTTTGAGCAATTAAATTTCTGGGACTTCCTTGTTCAATTATTCGTCCTTTTTCGAGATAAATAATGATATCTGCTTGGGTAGCTAATGCCAAATCGTGAGTAATTAAAAATGTCGTGCGTTGTTGGGCTAATCGTTGCAAAGCTTCAATTACAGCTTGCTCATTTTCGCGATCTAAACCCGTAGTCGGTTCGTCTAAAATCAAAATCGGAGTGCGACGAATTGCGGTGCGAGCGATCGCTAGTCGTTGACGTTGACCTCCAGATAGAGTTGCGCCTCTTTCCCCTAAAACGGTATCGTATCCTTGGGGTAAACTAGTGATAAAACTGTCGATATTCGCCAAACGAGCAGCAGCAACAATCTCTGCATCGTTAACATTGTCTATACCGTAGGCAATATTTTCTTTGACCGTAGCAGCAAAAAGCAGACTTTCTTGTAATACTACACTCATCTGCGATCGCAAAGAAGCAATGGTATAGTTGCGAATATTTTCTCCATCAATCAGGATGCTTCCCGATGTAGGATCGTAAAGACGCAGCAGCAAACTCATCAAGGTTGATTTACCGCTGCCCGAAACTCCCGAAATTGCTACTAATTGTCCTGGTTTAATCGCTAAATTAATGCGATCGAGCAATTTTTGTCCCGACTCATAGGCAAAACTGACATTTTGAAAGGTAACTTCTCCGCGAAATACAGGTGCAATCTTTGCCTGGGGTGAATCTTGAATATCGGGGGTTTGCTGTAAAATATTTAAAATTCGCTCTCCAGAGGCAGCAGCTTTTGCCAAACGCCCCGTATATTTAGCAAAATTTTGCACGGGTTTAAAGGCATTTTTGAGATAGGTGAGAAAAACAATTACATCACCGGCAGTCAAAGCATCTCGCAAGACTAACCAAGAACCATACCACAGCACGATCGCCATACCCAAGGCAATTACCCCATCTACCGTTCGTTCCAAACTAGCCGATAAACGTTGAGTTTCGACGCTTTTAGACAAACTAGCCTTATTTTGCCGTGAAAATATCTGAGCAAACGCATTTTCTAAGGAAAGAGCCTGAATCAGTTCAATTGCACCAATAGATTCGGCGGCGGTAGCTGCGACTAAGCCTTCTTGCTTGCGTTGTTTGATTGAAGACTCCCGAATTCTTTGACTAAGGCGGTTAGCAGCAAAAGCAAATAGGGGCAGTGTCACCAAAGAAAGCAAGGTTAAATCGCGATCGAGCCAAAACATGGCTGCGATCGTTCCCAACAAAGTTAAAATGCTGATGACTAATGGTAAGGCAGCCGTCAACAAAATTTCCTGAAGGCGGTTAGCATCACTACTAATTCGCACGATTAGATCGCCACTTCTGGCTTTGGTGTGATAAGCCAGAGAAAGCTGCTGCAAATGACAGTACAGGCGATCGCGCACTTGAATCATGACGCGACTGCCGACAATTGCCAGAGATACCGTACTCCAATAGGCAGCTAATGCCCGTAATGCCGTCAGGGCTAAAATCGCTCCCGCACAGAGGGTTAATAACCAAATGGGTTCGAGTTGGGCTAAAATAGGATTAGGAAGCCGATTATCGCTTAAAACATAATCAAAAACGAATTTAAGCGGTAATGGTTCGAGGATGCGTAAAGTCACATCTGCCACCATTGCCAAACTTGCTAGAATTAGCAAAGACTTTTGTTGACGAAGATAAGGAGAGAAACGACGTAATACTTCTGCCAAAATCGGTAGTGCCTGATTTAGCGATCGCTGTTTCATCATGTTACCTCCGTAGTCTGTCGCTGCTTTTGAGTAGCAAACCACAAGATTTTTTCAACTACTCGTTCCCAAGTATGATGCTGTAAGATTTTGCCGCGGGCTGAATCTCCTAAACGACGACGCAGTAAAGGCGATCGCCATAATTGCTCTAAAGCATCTGCTAATGCCGTCGCATCTCCAGGGGGAACTAATAAACCATTTACCCCATCGTCAATAATTTGACTAATTTGACCGATGTTACTGGCGACAACTGGCAATCCTGCTGCCATATATTCATAAACTTTCAGGGGCGAAAAATAAAAGTCTTCACTGGGCGGATAGGGAGCTACTGCAACATCCATTTGCGCTAACCAATGAGGGACAGTTTGGGGAGAAACAGCACCCGTAAAATCCACCGCCGACTCGAGCTTTCTAGTGGCAATTTCTTGGCTTAGGCGATCGCGTTCTTTCCCATCTCCGACAAGTAACAGGCGCGCTTGGGGATAGTTGCGCTGAAAACGAGCAAAAGCATCAATTAAAATAGGCAATCCATGCCAGGGTTTTAACGAACCGACAAACCCCACCGTAAATTGAGAAGTCGAAAGTATGTATATTTTGAGCGGATAAATTGTGCTCAAACCGTTGCGGATTAACTCCATTAGGAACTACCTGAATTTTGTCGGTATCTGTCACATATTGACTCACATAATCTTTGATTTCACGGGAAACGGCGATAATTGTCGTGGCTGCTTGAAAAACTCTTTTGGCGATCGCTTCAGCTTGTTCTCGATCTACTAAACCTCGATGTTTATCCTGTTCTAAAATCAAAGGGGCATTCACTTCTAAAATTCCTGGAATCCCCATCTTGCGGGCGTATTCCATGCCACTGTAACTCCAGAGAGAATAACGCTCGTAAACAAAATCAAAAGGTTGAGTCAGAGTTAACTCTAATTCTAAATCGGGATTTATCGAGCGGGCGACTCGTTCTCTGACGGCTAGCTCTACTTTAGGGATAGTAGGAAGCTGATAGACTTTGACTTTTTG
This genomic interval carries:
- a CDS encoding phosphotransferase; amino-acid sequence: MNCVVTDRFNIAQDPQMPFLQDVICPFKVKEIFPQHLAFSLVQIKVIRYKPQKRCLIEYSFQGKNPLVVIGKIRAKGTDIKSYGLQKQLWHSGFDNHSDDNISVPEPVGIIPEWEMWLQKKVPGELVINYLTTNKGVAVSQKIAQVAHKLHQVNIPPQRSHTMADELAILEAKLPLVWQDYPQWESRIKTILAKCRVLGASVPEYPVYGIHRDFYFDQIIVDRDRFYLLDLDLYCQGNPSLDIGNFIAHITEYSLRTFGNIKALQEREIALEKEFLQLTQAKDNRAITAYTTLTLVRHIYLSNQFPERRPYTEALLNLCEQRLESIKI
- a CDS encoding ABC transporter ATP-binding protein, with translation MVCYSKAATDYGGNMMKQRSLNQALPILAEVLRRFSPYLRQQKSLLILASLAMVADVTLRILEPLPLKFVFDYVLSDNRLPNPILAQLEPIWLLTLCAGAILALTALRALAAYWSTVSLAIVGSRVMIQVRDRLYCHLQQLSLAYHTKARSGDLIVRISSDANRLQEILLTAALPLVISILTLLGTIAAMFWLDRDLTLLSLVTLPLFAFAANRLSQRIRESSIKQRKQEGLVAATAAESIGAIELIQALSLENAFAQIFSRQNKASLSKSVETQRLSASLERTVDGVIALGMAIVLWYGSWLVLRDALTAGDVIVFLTYLKNAFKPVQNFAKYTGRLAKAAASGERILNILQQTPDIQDSPQAKIAPVFRGEVTFQNVSFAYESGQKLLDRINLAIKPGQLVAISGVSGSGKSTLMSLLLRLYDPTSGSILIDGENIRNYTIASLRSQMSVVLQESLLFAATVKENIAYGIDNVNDAEIVAAARLANIDSFITSLPQGYDTVLGERGATLSGGQRQRLAIARTAIRRTPILILDEPTTGLDRENEQAVIEALQRLAQQRTTFLITHDLALATQADIIIYLEKGRIIEQGSPRNLIAQNGRYAQLYRMQNNHKPNEKEMIYRI
- a CDS encoding glycosyltransferase family 4 protein, producing MRAAYVCVDPGIPVFGQKGCSIHVQEVIRSLLHKNVQVCLFTTRLGEEIPPDFQKVKVYQLPTIPKVELAVRERVARSINPDLELELTLTQPFDFVYERYSLWSYSGMEYARKMGIPGILEVNAPLILEQDKHRGLVDREQAEAIAKRVFQAATTIIAVSREIKDYVSQYVTDTDKIQVVPNGVNPQRFEHNLSAQNIHTFDFSIYGGVCRFVKTLAWIAYFN
- a CDS encoding glycosyltransferase codes for the protein MPILIDAFARFQRNYPQARLLLVGDGKERDRLSQEIATRKLESAVDFTGAVSPQTVPHWLAQMDVAVAPYPPSEDFYFSPLKVYEYMAAGLPVVASNIGQISQIIDDGVNGLLVPPGDATALADALEQLWRSPLLRRRLGDSARGKILQHHTWERVVEKILWFATQKQRQTTEVT